From a region of the Candidatus Jettenia caeni genome:
- a CDS encoding peptide methionine sulfoxide reductase: MKYIIFILCFISYLYFLNIDSKAQNGGQMRSTFPVDNGKEIATLAGGCFWCLEALFLELRGVEKVESGYSGGNVPNPSYDQVCTGTTGHAEVVQITFDPMIISFRELLEVFFTIHDPTTLNRQGADVGTQYRSAIFYHTQEQREIAEHVMKEFREAKIWDAPIVTEMKAFTAFYRAEEHHQGYYKRNPEQPYCRIVIAPKVAKLRKQYRAKLKK, translated from the coding sequence ATGAAATATATTATCTTTATCTTGTGTTTTATAAGTTATCTGTATTTTTTAAATATTGATTCCAAAGCTCAGAATGGAGGTCAAATGAGATCTACTTTTCCTGTGGATAATGGAAAGGAAATTGCAACACTTGCGGGAGGATGCTTCTGGTGTCTGGAAGCTTTGTTTTTAGAACTGCGTGGAGTAGAGAAGGTGGAATCTGGCTATTCCGGGGGTAATGTACCTAATCCTTCATACGATCAAGTTTGTACCGGAACTACTGGCCACGCTGAGGTGGTTCAGATTACCTTTGATCCTATGATTATTTCATTTAGAGAACTTTTGGAGGTTTTCTTTACTATACATGACCCTACGACATTGAACCGCCAGGGTGCTGATGTAGGTACACAATACCGTTCAGCGATTTTTTATCACACACAAGAGCAAAGGGAGATTGCCGAACATGTGATGAAAGAATTTCGTGAAGCCAAAATATGGGATGCACCGATAGTAACCGAAATGAAGGCATTCACAGCATTCTATCGGGCAGAGGAGCATCACCAGGGATATTATAAACGCAATCCTGAGCAACCGTATTGTCGCATAGTAATTGCGCCCAAAGTGGCTAAACTTCGTAAGCAGTATCGTGCAAAACTGAAGAAGTAA
- a CDS encoding glycoside hydrolase, translating to MYNILIIHGVIELDIESSVKEVFNFFGRIGYVIGGFFFTPDDIEHGILRANSPHPGSKLKQFSWFDKRKALCVTKLDPRIHFDLVCAASSCPPIEFYDPARIHEQLDIAGRSFGNRRGIVLDKNSNILYLSQIFKWYASDFGKTQQQVIRYVLNFADEDVKDYTLENINNLRIRYLPYNWNLNKSLE from the coding sequence ATGTATAATATCCTTATTATCCACGGTGTTATAGAACTGGATATAGAAAGTTCGGTTAAAGAGGTTTTTAATTTCTTTGGACGCATTGGATATGTTATCGGCGGATTTTTCTTCACTCCTGATGATATAGAGCATGGGATACTACGCGCCAATAGTCCTCATCCTGGCTCTAAACTAAAACAATTCTCATGGTTTGATAAGAGAAAGGCGTTGTGTGTAACAAAACTGGATCCCCGTATTCACTTTGACCTCGTTTGTGCGGCAAGCTCCTGCCCTCCCATAGAATTTTATGACCCTGCTCGTATTCATGAGCAGCTTGATATTGCAGGGAGGAGTTTTGGTAATCGTAGGGGCATTGTGCTTGATAAGAACAGTAACATACTCTACCTTTCCCAGATATTCAAATGGTATGCCTCTGATTTTGGTAAAACACAACAGCAGGTAATACGTTATGTACTCAACTTTGCTGATGAGGATGTGAAAGATTATACCTTAGAAAATATCAATAATTTAAGGATACGGTATTTACCATACAACTGGAATTTGAATAAATCTTTGGAGTAA
- a CDS encoding phosphate transporter protein, producing the protein MAILTILFLATCFLAYTNGANDNFKGVATLFGSRTTTYKCAIWWATLTTFAGSIASIFLAYNLVNTFSGKGLVPQSTTNSPEFLTAIGIGAALTVMVATITGFPISTTHSLTGALIGAGFIAIGTQVNFAILGTSFLLPLLLSPVIAIASGSILYVIFRNIRIRSGITKEWCLCVGKQKKIIPSYEPAASLSANCGSTLSVTIDEEKNCREIYKGYFLGMNSQRLLDSLHFCSAGIVSFARGLNDTPKIVALLLLIKGLSIYWGMLAVGLGMAVGGLFSARKVANTMSNEITKLNHGQGFTANLATGILVICASKFGMPVSTTHVSVGSLFGIGLITKHANIRRVLEILLSWFITLPAAAVFSGGAYWILENWLFN; encoded by the coding sequence ATGGCAATCTTAACAATTCTTTTTCTGGCTACATGCTTTCTTGCATACACAAATGGTGCTAATGATAATTTTAAGGGTGTTGCAACGCTTTTTGGTAGCAGGACCACGACGTATAAATGTGCAATATGGTGGGCAACCCTTACAACATTTGCAGGTTCGATAGCTTCCATTTTCCTTGCATACAACCTGGTAAATACCTTTTCCGGGAAAGGGCTTGTTCCTCAAAGCACTACAAACTCTCCTGAATTTCTTACCGCAATTGGAATTGGTGCTGCTCTTACAGTTATGGTTGCAACGATCACGGGATTTCCCATCTCAACAACACACAGTTTAACAGGCGCCTTGATTGGTGCAGGTTTTATAGCCATAGGCACGCAGGTAAATTTTGCTATTTTAGGTACCTCTTTTTTACTTCCTCTTTTATTGAGCCCTGTTATCGCAATAGCCTCCGGTAGTATTCTTTATGTTATTTTCCGGAATATTCGAATTCGATCAGGTATAACAAAAGAGTGGTGTCTTTGTGTCGGCAAGCAGAAAAAGATAATTCCATCATATGAGCCTGCCGCTTCTCTTTCAGCAAACTGCGGCAGTACCCTTAGTGTTACCATTGATGAAGAAAAGAACTGCCGGGAGATCTATAAAGGTTATTTTTTAGGTATGAATAGCCAAAGACTGCTGGATTCCCTGCACTTCTGCTCTGCTGGAATCGTAAGTTTTGCCAGAGGTCTTAATGATACACCAAAGATCGTAGCCCTCTTATTGTTAATAAAAGGTTTATCTATATATTGGGGCATGTTGGCTGTTGGGCTTGGTATGGCTGTTGGCGGACTTTTTAGCGCCAGAAAAGTGGCTAATACCATGAGCAATGAAATCACAAAATTAAATCACGGGCAGGGTTTTACTGCAAACCTTGCTACGGGTATTCTTGTAATATGTGCTAGTAAATTTGGAATGCCTGTATCTACTACCCATGTATCAGTGGGATCCCTTTTTGGGATAGGTTTAATTACAAAACATGCAAATATTCGTAGAGTACTGGAAATACTTCTGTCATGGTTCATAACCTTGCCTGCTGCCGCGGTATTTAGCGGCGGCGCGTACTGGATACTAGAAAACTGGTTATTCAATTAA
- a CDS encoding nitrogen regulatory protein produces the protein MKKIEAIIRPERFDTVKDALLELGYPGMTVTKVNGHGNQKGIDQVWRGRRFRIDLLSKLKIEIVVKDTDVESIVTAIINESQTGSIGDGKIFVFNIENAYRVRTSESGEIAI, from the coding sequence ATGAAAAAGATAGAAGCAATAATTAGGCCTGAAAGGTTTGATACCGTGAAGGATGCTTTATTAGAATTGGGCTATCCAGGGATGACGGTAACAAAGGTAAATGGACATGGGAATCAAAAAGGGATAGATCAGGTGTGGCGCGGGAGAAGATTTCGCATTGATCTCTTATCAAAGCTCAAGATTGAAATTGTTGTCAAAGATACTGATGTGGAAAGTATTGTTACTGCTATCATCAATGAGTCTCAAACGGGGAGTATTGGCGATGGGAAGATATTTGTTTTCAATATAGAGAACGCTTATCGAGTTCGTACCAGCGAGTCAGGAGAGATTGCAATCTAA
- a CDS encoding pyridine nucleotide-disulphide oxidoreductase, translating into MADYDLTVIGGGVGGLNVASGAAQLGARVALIEKNKLGGDCLYTGCVPTKTLIHSAKIVSNIKRSKAYGLNETTVSFDFKNVVNHMRDVITKVGERDDPKRFENMGVKVIFANGRFIDPHTFEFDGHRITSRKFVIATGSRAVAIPIKGLENIKYLTNENALGLDYLPKSIIILGAGPIGLEFAQMFARFGSKVIILEKMGQVLPREDKELADTLESILKEEGIEIYTCINVDRVKQEGNLKVVVAECSGQPRTFQADEFMIAIGRAPNLEGLNLEAAGIKAEKKGILVNKYMRTTAKNIWACGDVTGQYLFTHVAEYQAGLVIPNALIPFVKRKADYRVVPWVTFTDPELGRVGLTEDEARKRYKQIKVYKYDVKDLDRAIIEGAAKGIIKIVCTTRGMILGAHVLAPQGGEIVHEFILAMKSNLGVRNISETIHVYPTLAQIVKRTTDKYYAEKIFSGWVPKFTKKLIRWFG; encoded by the coding sequence ATGGCCGATTATGATCTTACGGTAATTGGAGGCGGGGTTGGTGGATTAAATGTTGCAAGTGGCGCTGCCCAACTGGGTGCCAGGGTTGCCCTTATTGAGAAAAATAAACTGGGCGGAGATTGTCTTTATACTGGATGCGTTCCAACGAAGACTTTAATTCATTCTGCCAAAATAGTATCTAACATAAAAAGGTCAAAAGCATATGGATTGAATGAAACCACTGTCTCATTCGATTTCAAAAACGTTGTGAATCATATGAGAGACGTAATAACAAAGGTCGGCGAACGCGATGATCCAAAAAGATTTGAGAATATGGGGGTAAAAGTCATTTTTGCCAATGGAAGGTTTATCGACCCTCATACTTTCGAATTCGATGGCCACAGGATTACCAGTAGAAAATTTGTTATCGCTACAGGGTCAAGGGCAGTTGCAATTCCGATCAAAGGACTTGAAAATATCAAATATTTAACCAATGAGAATGCCCTTGGGTTGGATTATTTACCGAAATCAATAATTATATTAGGAGCCGGGCCAATAGGACTTGAATTTGCACAAATGTTTGCAAGATTTGGATCGAAGGTCATTATTTTAGAAAAGATGGGGCAAGTTCTGCCGCGCGAGGATAAAGAGCTTGCTGATACCCTTGAATCAATCCTTAAGGAAGAGGGAATTGAGATATACACCTGTATTAATGTAGATCGTGTTAAGCAAGAAGGAAATCTAAAGGTCGTAGTAGCAGAATGCAGCGGACAGCCAAGGACCTTTCAAGCCGATGAGTTTATGATTGCCATTGGACGAGCGCCTAATTTAGAGGGACTAAATCTTGAAGCTGCTGGAATTAAGGCAGAAAAGAAAGGGATTCTGGTAAATAAGTATATGCGTACTACTGCTAAGAATATATGGGCATGCGGAGATGTTACAGGGCAATATTTATTTACCCATGTAGCCGAATATCAGGCGGGCCTTGTAATACCAAATGCCTTGATTCCTTTTGTGAAGCGAAAGGCAGATTACCGTGTCGTTCCATGGGTTACCTTTACCGACCCAGAACTGGGTCGTGTTGGATTAACGGAAGATGAGGCACGAAAAAGATACAAGCAGATAAAGGTATATAAATATGATGTAAAAGATTTGGATAGGGCTATCATAGAAGGTGCAGCAAAAGGAATTATTAAGATTGTTTGTACAACGAGAGGCATGATATTAGGTGCTCATGTCCTTGCACCACAGGGCGGAGAAATAGTGCACGAGTTTATCCTGGCAATGAAGAGTAATCTTGGAGTGAGAAATATTTCAGAAACGATCCATGTCTATCCGACATTAGCTCAAATAGTAAAAAGGACAACGGATAAATACTATGCTGAAAAGATATTTTCTGGATGGGTTCCGAAATTTACCAAGAAGCTGATACGATGGTTTGGATAA
- a CDS encoding excinuclease ABC subunit B, with amino-acid sequence MSIFKLVSSFTPQGDQPRAIQQLVESYKNSVGSQTLLGVTGSGKTFTMANVIAALGKPTLVMTHNKTLAAQLYSEFKSFFPENAVGYFVSYYDYYQPEAYIPQRDIYIEKESTINQEIDRLRLLATSALMSRRDVIIIASVSCIYGLGSPEEYQEMYVHLCKGDSIERNKLLRKLVSIQYERNDIQFIRGSLRVRGDVVEVFPAYEEIAYRIELFGNEVDKISKINPMTGNFLQEVQDISIYPAKHFVMPEGKIEGVVRSIEYELNDRLKDLRSKEKFLEAQRLEARTRYDMEMLLEVGYCHGIENYSRHLSGRAPGETPYTLFDYFPKDFFLIIDESHVSIPQIGGMYHGDRARKEVLVEYGFRLPSALDNRPLRFDEWESKIHQILFVSATPGSYELKKCHGTIVEQIIRPTGLVDPIISVKPAKTQIEDLLKQIRSRAQKKERVLVTTLTKRLAEDLSEYIKEEGLKGMYLHSELNAIERVTILRDLRLGKFDVLVGVNLLREGLDLPEVSFVAILDADKEGFLRSETSLIQTIGRTARNVNAEVILYADEITNSMKRAMDETNRRRTLQIAYNKKHNITPATIQKEIKKGIEDEVASHKIVYETVAESEEEYITQEFVNELEEEMLKAAEALQFERAAELRDKIQQIR; translated from the coding sequence ATGTCTATTTTTAAATTAGTTTCGTCATTTACTCCGCAAGGTGATCAGCCTCGTGCGATACAACAATTGGTTGAAAGTTACAAAAACAGTGTGGGTTCCCAAACCTTATTGGGTGTAACAGGTTCAGGGAAGACCTTTACTATGGCAAATGTTATTGCAGCTTTGGGAAAGCCTACTCTGGTCATGACTCACAATAAGACTCTGGCAGCTCAGCTTTACAGTGAGTTCAAAAGTTTTTTTCCGGAAAATGCCGTTGGATATTTTGTCAGCTATTATGATTATTATCAACCAGAAGCGTATATTCCACAGCGCGATATCTACATTGAGAAAGAATCGACCATTAATCAGGAGATCGACCGGTTACGGCTCCTGGCTACGAGCGCTCTTATGTCACGAAGGGATGTTATTATTATTGCCAGTGTCTCCTGTATCTACGGCTTAGGCTCTCCTGAAGAGTATCAGGAGATGTATGTACATCTTTGCAAGGGTGACTCGATAGAACGAAATAAACTTTTAAGGAAGCTTGTCAGTATCCAATATGAGCGGAATGATATCCAGTTTATTCGCGGCTCATTGCGGGTACGCGGAGATGTGGTAGAGGTATTTCCTGCCTACGAGGAGATTGCCTATCGTATAGAACTATTTGGTAATGAGGTTGATAAAATTTCTAAAATTAATCCCATGACAGGAAATTTCTTACAGGAAGTACAAGATATATCGATCTATCCTGCCAAGCACTTTGTTATGCCGGAAGGAAAGATTGAAGGGGTGGTCAGATCAATCGAATATGAACTCAATGATAGACTTAAGGATCTTCGTTCAAAAGAAAAGTTTTTAGAGGCACAGCGTCTGGAGGCGCGTACCCGCTATGATATGGAAATGCTTCTGGAGGTAGGTTACTGTCATGGTATCGAAAACTATTCACGGCATCTGAGCGGCCGTGCACCTGGAGAAACACCGTATACTCTTTTCGACTATTTTCCGAAAGACTTTTTCCTTATTATAGATGAATCTCATGTTTCTATTCCACAAATCGGAGGTATGTACCATGGAGATCGGGCGCGCAAAGAGGTTTTAGTCGAATATGGCTTCCGTTTACCCTCTGCATTAGATAATCGGCCTTTAAGATTTGACGAATGGGAATCGAAGATACATCAGATCTTATTTGTCTCAGCAACGCCAGGTTCCTATGAGTTAAAAAAATGTCATGGTACCATAGTTGAACAAATTATTCGTCCCACAGGGCTTGTTGATCCAATAATCTCTGTGAAACCTGCAAAGACGCAGATAGAGGACTTGTTGAAGCAAATCAGGAGCAGGGCGCAGAAAAAGGAACGGGTACTGGTAACCACATTAACGAAGCGGCTTGCAGAGGATCTTAGTGAATATATTAAGGAAGAGGGACTGAAGGGTATGTATCTTCATTCCGAGCTAAATGCTATAGAAAGGGTAACGATTTTAAGGGATTTAAGGTTAGGGAAATTTGATGTATTGGTGGGTGTTAATCTACTCAGAGAAGGTTTAGACTTACCGGAAGTTTCTTTCGTAGCAATTTTGGATGCAGATAAGGAGGGCTTTCTCCGTTCAGAGACCTCGCTCATACAGACTATTGGCAGAACTGCAAGAAATGTAAATGCCGAGGTGATATTGTATGCAGATGAGATAACAAATTCGATGAAACGAGCAATGGACGAAACCAACCGCCGCCGTACCCTGCAAATTGCATATAATAAAAAGCATAATATCACGCCAGCTACCATACAAAAAGAGATCAAGAAGGGCATTGAAGATGAGGTTGCATCTCATAAGATCGTTTATGAGACCGTTGCTGAAAGTGAAGAAGAATACATTACCCAGGAGTTTGTGAATGAATTGGAAGAAGAGATGCTTAAGGCCGCAGAGGCATTGCAATTCGAGCGGGCAGCTGAGCTAAGGGATAAAATACAACAGATACGATAA
- a CDS encoding putative heme protein: MIDTDGAVPRVGSQEYKEWVEKAVTAGFLRKLEKVDEIPDFEEVMKVFGSEEKAGFSDIYRKQCARCHVWGEGRNERGDLRASGCAACHVLYGNDGKYEGNDPTIKDDGHRPHPLKLRITSAIPAAQCTHCHTRGRRRGLPHQSKNYRIWNGQFKEYRETIGWQSFISGLV, encoded by the coding sequence ATGATAGATACAGATGGTGCAGTTCCAAGGGTTGGTTCTCAGGAATACAAGGAATGGGTTGAAAAAGCAGTTACCGCAGGTTTTTTAAGGAAACTTGAAAAAGTAGATGAAATCCCTGATTTTGAAGAGGTGATGAAAGTATTTGGCTCAGAAGAAAAAGCAGGTTTTTCAGATATTTACAGAAAACAGTGTGCAAGATGCCATGTCTGGGGCGAGGGGAGAAATGAAAGGGGAGACCTGAGGGCTTCCGGTTGTGCCGCATGCCATGTACTTTACGGAAACGACGGTAAATATGAGGGAAATGACCCTACAATAAAAGATGATGGCCATCGCCCACATCCGTTAAAACTTCGTATTACCTCTGCTATACCGGCGGCACAGTGTACCCATTGCCATACGAGAGGAAGAAGAAGAGGATTGCCACACCAATCCAAAAACTATAGGATATGGAACGGGCAATTCAAGGAGTACCGGGAAACTATTGGGTGGCAGTCCTTTATTTCAGGACTTGTCTAA
- a CDS encoding putative formate transporter yields MPDTWDGTGKQKYIIPVLEIDTYGSVEMTNRVGLVGVTKSSLDTLTTLVLSILAGVFMALGAQLFILVTHTATSNYGINQLVGGVAFTLAMVLIVITGAELFAGNCLVAMSFMARKISGKAFTRNMVITFLGNFIGALAVVLCLYTSGQWMMNNHLLGAKIVLTANDKVNIPFGVVFARGMMGNALLCLGVWMCYCGKSNLDKILSLLWPTSCLMACGFEHCVVNMWLIPMGIILKENRAVLAAAEKIHGGIPDLSNLTPCKGKRKMAENNIPESTQTIDRDVAYSPSQTASVVENKAVIRAGLTVTQTLVLSILAGIYVAMGAQFATFVTSDSALHAGFTSFITGIVFSLGLILVEVAGSELFTGNNLNIVGYLSKKIMTRELFRIWTLVYVGNFIGGLMMVYWMYTAHQWEFFHCMTGAKALLIAHKKVNLSFEEALARGTLCNALVCLNVWLCYSSRSVADKVISTLFAIGGFVASGFEHCVANMYFIPMGVILRKHPDVVAVAERMAGKTLDLSQLTWKGFFINNLLPVTLGNLIGGVILIGAVFWFLYLRPHMRYLSFSSEKEFSTDSE; encoded by the coding sequence ATGCCTGATACATGGGATGGCACTGGTAAACAGAAGTATATCATACCAGTACTTGAAATTGATACCTATGGGTCGGTAGAAATGACTAATAGAGTGGGTCTGGTAGGTGTAACAAAATCCAGTCTTGACACTTTAACTACGCTGGTATTAAGTATTCTTGCTGGTGTTTTTATGGCACTTGGTGCTCAGCTCTTTATATTAGTAACACATACTGCAACATCTAATTATGGTATAAATCAACTTGTTGGCGGTGTGGCCTTTACTTTGGCAATGGTTTTAATTGTGATTACCGGTGCCGAACTTTTTGCGGGAAATTGCCTTGTTGCGATGTCTTTTATGGCCCGGAAAATTTCCGGTAAGGCCTTTACCAGGAATATGGTCATTACATTTCTTGGCAATTTTATTGGTGCATTAGCCGTTGTATTATGTCTATACACCTCTGGCCAATGGATGATGAATAATCATCTCCTGGGCGCGAAAATAGTCCTTACGGCCAATGATAAAGTAAACATCCCATTCGGTGTAGTCTTTGCACGGGGAATGATGGGCAATGCCTTGCTGTGTCTCGGTGTCTGGATGTGCTATTGTGGTAAAAGTAATCTCGATAAAATACTGTCATTACTCTGGCCTACGTCTTGCCTTATGGCCTGTGGATTCGAACACTGTGTTGTTAACATGTGGCTTATTCCTATGGGAATTATCCTAAAAGAGAATCGAGCGGTACTGGCTGCCGCCGAAAAGATTCATGGTGGAATACCAGATCTTTCAAATCTTACCCCTTGCAAAGGAAAGCGAAAGATGGCAGAAAATAATATTCCAGAGTCTACCCAAACTATAGATAGAGATGTAGCATATTCACCTTCACAGACAGCCTCTGTAGTTGAAAATAAGGCAGTAATAAGGGCAGGATTAACGGTTACACAAACACTTGTATTGAGCATTTTAGCCGGGATTTATGTTGCTATGGGTGCCCAGTTTGCCACCTTTGTGACAAGCGATTCTGCCTTACACGCTGGATTTACTTCTTTCATTACTGGTATTGTATTTTCCCTTGGGCTTATACTGGTCGAAGTTGCTGGCTCTGAACTTTTTACGGGTAACAATTTAAATATTGTAGGTTATCTTAGTAAAAAGATTATGACACGTGAATTGTTTAGGATCTGGACCTTAGTATATGTTGGTAATTTTATAGGCGGCCTTATGATGGTTTATTGGATGTATACGGCACACCAGTGGGAATTTTTCCACTGTATGACAGGTGCGAAGGCACTGCTTATTGCCCATAAAAAAGTTAATCTCTCTTTTGAAGAGGCCCTGGCAAGAGGTACACTTTGCAACGCATTGGTATGTCTTAATGTCTGGTTGTGCTACAGCAGTAGGAGTGTAGCAGATAAGGTAATTTCGACTCTGTTTGCCATTGGTGGTTTCGTTGCCAGCGGGTTTGAACACTGCGTTGCAAACATGTATTTTATCCCAATGGGTGTAATTTTGAGAAAACATCCGGATGTCGTCGCTGTAGCAGAAAGAATGGCAGGAAAAACACTAGATCTCTCTCAACTTACCTGGAAGGGGTTTTTTATCAACAACCTTCTTCCCGTTACCTTGGGAAATCTCATCGGTGGCGTTATTCTGATTGGTGCAGTGTTTTGGTTTCTTTATTTGCGGCCACACATGCGTTATTTATCTTTTTCCTCGGAAAAAGAATTTTCTACGGATAGTGAATAA